A single window of Hyphomicrobiales bacterium DNA harbors:
- a CDS encoding Peptidase_M28 domain-containing protein — protein MNEAREAACGAVNIDTMMAHVREFAKRIKHAGTPEELESFRYIHRCLEDYGWSAELIRHDAYISLPGDASLKVAGRPIPTITHSFSRSTPGEGLAADIVYAGNGSPAELAAAGAQGKIVLLERIANPAAAVNASKAGALGQIHISPDEHLHEMCVSPVWGSPSDETVHNLPSTVILSIANADGIALKDNLARGERITATMHANVQTGWTQIPLLTAELLPQGAGEDTPFVLFSGHHDTWHYGVMDNGTANATMLEIARLFAGYRSHLTRGLRICFWSGHSQGRYAGSAWYADTHWHELAKRCVGHINVDSTGGRGNTILEDAISSAELFGLAAGAVARQGEQTMRGQRMARAGDQSFWGIGIPSVFMGMGEQPIGAANVMGALHGESNRTSSGFGWWWHTPGDTIDKIDPDLLVRDTRVYVDAIWGLVTDRIVPVDYKPYFDALSSELVMLRNALGGRLDLEPLDAMVQTLRRRAEGIIEARRRVVPEAATKAINGAIIALQRALVPMDYTEGDRFRHDPALTQTPFPVLDPIRRLAAADGEAFKFTIVAARRAYNRLNHALENAGQQLSVIEDLLANTP, from the coding sequence ATGAATGAAGCGCGTGAGGCAGCCTGCGGCGCCGTGAATATCGATACGATGATGGCGCATGTGCGTGAGTTCGCCAAGCGTATAAAGCACGCAGGTACACCGGAAGAACTTGAAAGTTTTCGATACATCCACCGCTGCCTTGAGGACTACGGATGGTCGGCTGAGCTGATACGGCATGATGCCTATATCAGCTTGCCGGGCGATGCGTCCCTCAAGGTCGCGGGACGACCCATCCCGACGATCACGCATTCATTCTCGCGGAGCACGCCCGGAGAAGGACTGGCGGCGGATATCGTTTATGCGGGCAACGGCAGCCCGGCAGAACTCGCGGCGGCTGGTGCTCAAGGAAAAATTGTCCTCCTGGAGCGCATTGCCAACCCCGCAGCCGCCGTGAACGCATCCAAAGCGGGGGCCTTAGGGCAGATCCATATCAGCCCCGACGAGCACCTGCATGAGATGTGCGTGTCCCCGGTCTGGGGAAGTCCAAGTGACGAAACAGTCCATAACCTTCCCAGCACCGTCATCTTGAGCATTGCCAACGCCGACGGCATCGCGCTCAAGGATAACTTGGCGCGTGGTGAGCGGATCACCGCGACGATGCACGCTAATGTCCAGACCGGGTGGACACAGATCCCGCTTCTGACGGCGGAGTTGCTGCCGCAGGGAGCTGGGGAGGACACGCCATTCGTACTCTTCAGCGGACACCATGATACGTGGCACTACGGTGTCATGGACAACGGCACGGCGAATGCCACTATGCTGGAGATTGCCCGTTTATTTGCCGGCTACAGGTCGCATCTGACACGCGGACTGCGCATCTGCTTCTGGTCTGGGCATTCACAGGGCCGCTACGCCGGCTCGGCCTGGTATGCAGATACGCATTGGCATGAGCTGGCGAAGCGTTGTGTCGGGCATATCAATGTCGATTCGACGGGCGGCCGCGGCAACACGATCCTTGAGGATGCCATTTCTTCGGCGGAGCTGTTCGGACTCGCGGCGGGCGCCGTGGCGCGGCAGGGTGAGCAGACCATGCGCGGCCAGCGCATGGCGCGAGCCGGAGACCAGTCCTTCTGGGGTATCGGCATTCCCTCTGTCTTCATGGGAATGGGCGAGCAGCCCATCGGCGCGGCCAATGTGATGGGTGCGCTGCACGGGGAATCGAATAGAACCTCGTCGGGCTTCGGCTGGTGGTGGCACACACCGGGAGATACAATCGACAAGATCGATCCGGATCTCCTCGTCCGCGATACGCGCGTCTATGTGGACGCGATCTGGGGTCTCGTCACGGACAGGATCGTGCCGGTTGACTATAAGCCGTATTTCGATGCGCTGTCTTCCGAGCTTGTGATGTTGCGCAATGCGCTTGGCGGCAGGCTTGATCTTGAGCCTCTCGACGCAATGGTTCAGACGCTGCGCAGGCGTGCCGAAGGTATCATCGAGGCCCGCCGGCGCGTCGTCCCGGAAGCGGCAACCAAAGCCATCAACGGCGCCATCATCGCGCTGCAGCGCGCCCTTGTTCCGATGGATTACACCGAAGGCGATCGGTTCCGGCATGATCCGGCTCTCACGCAGACGCCCTTTCCCGTGCTGGACCCCATCCGCCGTCTGGCGGCAGCCGATGGAGAAGCCTTCAAGTTCACGATTGTGGCGGCACGCCGGGCTTATAATCGCCTGAATCATGCTCTGGAAAATGCAGGGCAGCAGCTTTCCGTTATTGAAGACCTCCTCGCCAATACGCCCTGA
- a CDS encoding transposase yields the protein MFKGRHFDRSVILLCVRWYLAYNLSLRDLEEMMAERGLSVDHSTVHRWVVRFAPQLLERFNRRKRAVTGKWHLDETYIKVRGQWMYLYRAIDSAGDTVEFFFSERRDLMAAKRFLRRAFQRHGRPERIVIDGSQTNREAILACDGESRLRDHSRRNLTPIRIRQSQYLNNRVEQDHRRIKRRIQSMLGFKSQASATIILSGIEMIHMMRKRQARYAYNSHPSIVEQFGILAD from the coding sequence ATGTTCAAGGGTCGTCATTTCGACCGGTCCGTGATCCTGCTCTGTGTACGCTGGTACCTCGCCTACAATCTCAGCCTGCGTGATCTGGAAGAGATGATGGCGGAACGTGGCCTGAGCGTCGATCACTCCACTGTGCATCGCTGGGTCGTCCGCTTCGCGCCGCAGCTCCTTGAGCGCTTCAACCGGCGCAAGCGGGCCGTCACCGGCAAGTGGCACCTGGACGAGACCTACATCAAGGTCCGCGGTCAATGGATGTATCTCTACCGGGCCATCGACAGTGCAGGTGACACCGTGGAGTTTTTCTTCAGCGAACGCCGCGATCTGATGGCTGCCAAGCGCTTCCTGCGCAGGGCGTTTCAGCGCCATGGCCGCCCCGAGCGCATCGTCATCGACGGTAGCCAGACCAATCGCGAGGCGATCCTTGCCTGCGATGGCGAAAGCCGGCTGCGTGATCATTCACGACGAAATCTGACGCCGATCCGCATTCGGCAGAGCCAGTACCTGAACAACCGCGTCGAGCAGGATCATCGGCGTATCAAGCGCCGCATCCAATCAATGCTCGGCTTCAAGTCGCAGGCGAGCGCCACCATCATCCTGTCCGGCATCGAGATGATCCACATGATGCGCAAACGTCAGGCGAGATATGCCTACAATTCCCATCCCTCGATCGTCGAGCAGTTCGGAATCCTCGCCGACTGA
- a CDS encoding 4-carboxymuconolactone decarboxylase, giving the protein MSRLPDIDPAEYPDIALALAKTEESRGFVSNLMRLISNAPGAQKANVAYGHFLRFETDLTELQRELVICATVRDVPYGWAHHVGLILQLGFSKEQAEILKTGQVPPGLSEADAALCAFTFAYAACKGVSEPILQALQKHFNTRQIIEISLLSGYYIGAGALLIAFEPELEPPEVLQLELDWQTKRLQGDLPAKARG; this is encoded by the coding sequence ATGTCACGTCTTCCCGATATCGATCCGGCCGAATATCCGGATATCGCTCTGGCTCTCGCAAAAACAGAAGAGAGCCGTGGCTTCGTTTCGAATCTCATGCGCCTGATTTCAAACGCCCCCGGCGCCCAGAAGGCGAACGTCGCCTATGGTCATTTCCTGCGCTTCGAGACGGATCTCACTGAGCTGCAGCGCGAGCTCGTCATCTGCGCCACAGTCCGCGACGTGCCCTATGGATGGGCGCACCATGTCGGCCTGATCCTGCAACTCGGCTTTTCCAAGGAGCAGGCTGAAATACTCAAGACCGGGCAGGTTCCTCCCGGACTTTCGGAGGCCGACGCAGCGCTCTGCGCCTTCACCTTCGCCTATGCGGCCTGCAAGGGGGTGTCCGAGCCGATCCTCCAGGCGCTCCAGAAGCACTTCAACACACGCCAGATTATCGAGATCTCCCTGCTCAGTGGCTACTATATCGGCGCCGGAGCGCTGCTGATTGCTTTTGAGCCGGAGCTGGAGCCCCCGGAAGTTCTGCAACTGGAGCTCGATTGGCAGACCAAGCGCCTGCAAGGCGATCTCCCAGCCAAGGCGCGAGGCTGA
- a CDS encoding hypothetical protein (Evidence 5 : Unknown function), with the protein MWKLYAGELKGVAICTTPDRVRAAFRPFRLKPDYGVEDLWGGPVQYVDLIQIRMPGVALLDRFFFKQRAFEWEPEYRLAISVRMVEDFVSGLPSGAPTGSRAASL; encoded by the coding sequence ATGTGGAAGCTCTACGCCGGCGAGCTCAAGGGCGTCGCGATCTGCACCACGCCCGATCGCGTGCGCGCCGCCTTCAGGCCCTTCCGTCTCAAACCGGATTATGGCGTCGAAGACCTCTGGGGTGGTCCGGTCCAATATGTCGACCTGATCCAGATTCGGATGCCCGGCGTCGCCTTACTCGACCGGTTTTTCTTCAAGCAAAGGGCCTTTGAATGGGAGCCGGAATATCGGCTCGCAATCTCGGTTCGCATGGTCGAGGATTTTGTGTCCGGGTTACCGAGCGGCGCACCCACTGGATCACGCGCCGCCAGCCTCTGA
- the insF gene encoding IS3 element protein InsF: MRFTFIAKHRGIWPVAWLCEALDVSRSGFHAWLNRSPSRRARDDEEIGNRVRTSFLRSDRTYGARRVWRDVLAEGIDCGLHRIERLMRAQALRARPRRRNLPKDEGRRSAIAPNTLDREFHAERPNQRWIADFTYIWTAEGWLYVAAVIDLFSRRVVGWSMKAEMTAGLVTDALMMAIWRRGKPDALLHHSDQGSQYASEPFQKLMTDNGVTCSMSRSGNVWDNAAMESFFSSLKTERIGGRVYRARDDARADVFDYIERFYNAVRRHSTIGYISPVEFEKKVGLA, from the coding sequence ATGAGGTTCACGTTCATTGCGAAGCACCGGGGGATCTGGCCGGTGGCGTGGCTTTGCGAAGCGCTGGATGTGTCGCGCTCGGGCTTCCATGCCTGGCTCAACCGGTCACCGAGCCGTCGAGCACGCGACGACGAGGAGATCGGCAACAGGGTCCGGACAAGCTTCCTTCGTTCGGATCGGACCTATGGTGCCAGGCGCGTCTGGCGGGACGTGCTGGCGGAAGGGATCGATTGCGGCCTGCATCGCATCGAGCGGCTGATGCGCGCCCAGGCTTTGCGTGCCAGACCGCGTCGGCGCAACCTGCCCAAGGATGAGGGCCGGCGATCGGCCATCGCCCCGAATACGCTCGACCGGGAGTTCCACGCCGAACGGCCCAACCAACGCTGGATCGCCGACTTTACCTACATCTGGACCGCAGAAGGTTGGCTTTACGTTGCAGCCGTCATCGACCTCTTCTCCCGGCGTGTGGTGGGTTGGTCGATGAAGGCCGAGATGACCGCCGGGCTCGTGACCGATGCGCTGATGATGGCGATCTGGCGCCGGGGAAAACCGGATGCCCTGCTGCACCATTCTGACCAGGGCAGCCAGTATGCCAGCGAGCCGTTCCAGAAGCTCATGACCGACAACGGCGTCACCTGCTCAATGAGCCGCTCTGGCAATGTCTGGGACAACGCCGCGATGGAGAGCTTCTTCTCCTCGCTCAAAACCGAGCGGATCGGAGGCAGGGTTTACCGGGCACGCGACGATGCTCGTGCCGACGTGTTCGATTACATCGAGCGGTTCTACAACGCCGTTCGCAGGCACTCGACGATCGGCTACATCAGCCCGGTCGAGTTCGAAAAAAAGGTGGGATTAGCCTAA
- a CDS encoding hypothetical protein (Evidence 5 : Unknown function), which yields MSFCYEQGWLERTQLPHHPLSLALPLSADPYDHDRAGPVFVGLLPDSQQTRGALARYLQVDATDDYALLYQLGRDCPGTVRGFSFQASRRRSIPAIKLSCEPAASGMPKAER from the coding sequence TTGTCCTTTTGCTACGAGCAGGGCTGGCTTGAGCGCACGCAATTGCCGCATCATCCGCTTTCCTTGGCGCTTCCTCTGTCGGCAGATCCCTACGACCATGACCGCGCCGGTCCGGTTTTCGTTGGGCTGCTGCCGGACTCCCAGCAGACGCGAGGGGCTCTGGCGCGCTACCTGCAGGTCGATGCCACCGACGACTACGCGCTGCTCTACCAGCTCGGCCGCGATTGCCCGGGCACGGTCAGGGGATTTTCCTTCCAGGCTTCCCGCAGGAGATCGATACCAGCGATAAAGTTATCCTGCGAACCTGCCGCCTCCGGAATGCCAAAGGCCGAGAGATAA
- a CDS encoding 2-dehydropantoate 2-reductase yields the protein MRFLIIGGGAVGGSFAAGLIRAGYEVLIVEADATHVAAMCEGGLHMEGREVFSVKPRAVTPDGLGEAMAGETADVVVLAVKSQHTESALRPALPYLADDGVVLTMQNGLNPYDVAKMVGAERTLAAAINQMNTDYLEPGRIMFGGPGTIHVGELDGSVSPRLEALTGIIRDTYVTNAHATSDMPGYLWGKVALSVILFASALTDDLVADTLADPRNMALLANVTAEVIAVGEAEGIHFHAFDGYEPEVMRFATPRDWTGIRRSLDAVAAKYRVSPKPRTGIWRDLKIRKRKTEADGQLLPLLAIADRIGASLPMTRALLDLVHELEDGKREMGPENLEILRGISDRVYGKP from the coding sequence ATGCGATTTCTTATCATCGGTGGTGGTGCCGTTGGCGGCAGCTTCGCGGCGGGGCTCATCCGCGCGGGCTACGAGGTCCTCATCGTCGAGGCAGATGCCACCCATGTCGCCGCCATGTGCGAAGGCGGGTTGCACATGGAAGGGCGCGAGGTCTTCAGTGTGAAGCCACGGGCGGTAACGCCCGATGGGCTTGGTGAGGCGATGGCAGGCGAGACGGCCGATGTCGTTGTGCTGGCGGTCAAGTCGCAGCATACGGAAAGCGCCTTGCGGCCGGCTCTGCCCTATCTTGCCGACGATGGCGTTGTCCTGACCATGCAGAATGGTCTCAATCCCTATGACGTCGCGAAGATGGTCGGGGCGGAGCGCACGCTGGCGGCCGCAATCAACCAGATGAACACGGATTATCTGGAGCCGGGCCGGATCATGTTCGGCGGCCCTGGAACAATCCATGTCGGTGAACTCGACGGGAGCGTGAGCCCTCGTCTAGAGGCGCTGACGGGGATTATACGCGATACTTATGTAACCAATGCTCACGCGACCTCGGATATGCCCGGCTATTTATGGGGCAAGGTGGCGTTGAGCGTCATTCTCTTTGCATCCGCTTTGACGGATGATCTCGTCGCCGACACCCTTGCCGACCCGCGCAACATGGCACTCCTCGCCAATGTGACAGCTGAGGTGATCGCGGTCGGCGAGGCGGAGGGTATACATTTCCATGCCTTCGACGGTTACGAGCCGGAGGTGATGCGCTTCGCCACGCCGCGCGACTGGACAGGTATTCGGCGGAGTCTCGATGCGGTCGCGGCGAAATATCGCGTCTCTCCGAAGCCTCGCACCGGCATTTGGCGTGACCTGAAGATCAGGAAGCGGAAGACCGAGGCGGATGGACAGCTCCTGCCGTTGCTCGCTATCGCCGATCGTATCGGTGCCTCGCTGCCGATGACAAGGGCTCTTCTTGATCTTGTCCACGAGCTGGAAGATGGAAAGCGTGAAATGGGGCCGGAAAATCTTGAAATACTCCGGGGTATCAGTGATCGCGTCTATGGAAAGCCCTGA
- a CDS encoding hypothetical protein (Evidence 5 : Unknown function), which yields MSASDRLAICLVGEGALATSIREHDTPLRGFTFHRAADMAHEVGTSVVVVDGEPARRHADIASALHQGKLVVSAFPPATETDGLRQIEELVAAGGRLVTTRDLTAYATCRDALAQIQDGLVGRLQSVYIAHRLPRSSDNIPILRQAGWSVLDLLLELTGAMPLRVYATSGSLFGAPTAAADTVTAILRFPDDVIATIELSRCLPAQVSGRATSEIEVEIIGADGAIKVEPRGGRLDVVTATGRVERPWRDERVIPMLAHVLSVALGESVADARLQRVAEVIEVMQAIDASLATAGTVDLAA from the coding sequence ATGAGTGCCTCGGACCGGCTGGCGATATGCCTGGTGGGTGAGGGGGCGCTCGCCACCTCGATCCGCGAACACGACACGCCGCTGCGCGGCTTCACGTTCCACCGTGCCGCGGACATGGCGCACGAAGTCGGCACGTCCGTTGTCGTAGTCGACGGTGAACCCGCTCGCAGACATGCCGATATTGCGTCGGCGCTGCACCAAGGAAAGCTCGTTGTTTCCGCATTTCCGCCGGCAACAGAGACTGACGGGCTGCGTCAAATCGAGGAGCTCGTCGCTGCCGGTGGGCGGCTTGTCACGACGCGCGACCTGACGGCCTACGCCACATGCCGCGACGCCCTGGCGCAGATCCAGGACGGGCTCGTGGGCCGGTTGCAGTCGGTCTACATCGCCCACCGCTTGCCGCGTTCGAGCGACAACATCCCGATCCTGCGGCAGGCGGGGTGGAGCGTCCTTGATCTTCTGCTTGAACTGACGGGCGCCATGCCGCTCCGCGTCTATGCGACCAGCGGCAGCCTGTTCGGCGCGCCTACGGCGGCCGCGGATACCGTCACGGCGATCCTGCGTTTCCCCGATGACGTCATAGCCACGATCGAATTGTCGCGCTGCCTGCCCGCACAAGTGTCGGGTCGGGCAACATCCGAGATCGAGGTCGAGATCATCGGCGCGGATGGCGCGATCAAGGTCGAGCCCAGGGGCGGGCGGCTGGACGTCGTAACCGCGACAGGCCGGGTTGAGCGGCCCTGGCGTGACGAACGCGTCATTCCGATGTTGGCGCATGTTCTGTCCGTGGCGCTCGGCGAGAGCGTGGCGGATGCTCGCCTGCAACGCGTCGCGGAAGTCATTGAGGTCATGCAGGCCATCGATGCGTCGCTGGCAACAGCCGGCACGGTCGATCTGGCGGCCTGA
- a CDS encoding M20/M25/M40 family metallo-hydrolase, translated as MTMSMDGELATLLQWVRTESPTHNCAAVNMMMDLVVADVAGLPISVERLPGRDGLGDALILRAGAKTTAPPTLLLAHLDTVHPVGTAANGLPIRIEGDRLYGPGVYDMKGGAYLALQAFKEVAQSNSRAQPLTFLFTPDEEIGSPTSRAVIEDLARSARAALVVEPARDGGKIVTSRKGVGRFDVEVIGKAAHAGLRHREGRNAIHEAARLITIIAGMTDYRRGVTTTVGMINSGTAVNTIPPICRFPVDLRIESIEDADAVTAAVRALTPSDPGFELEVSGGLNRPPFERTPGTEHLFALARSIASDLGIELGSVDQVGGGSDGNFTAALGIPTLDGLGIDGDGAHTFDEYALISSIHPRQNLLMRLLETL; from the coding sequence ATGACCATGTCAATGGACGGTGAACTCGCAACCCTGCTGCAATGGGTGCGCACGGAAAGCCCCACGCACAATTGCGCGGCTGTCAACATGATGATGGACTTGGTGGTCGCGGACGTCGCCGGCCTGCCGATCTCGGTGGAGCGGCTTCCCGGGCGCGATGGCCTCGGAGACGCGCTCATCCTACGCGCGGGCGCCAAGACCACAGCGCCGCCGACACTGTTGCTCGCACATCTCGATACCGTGCACCCGGTTGGGACGGCCGCGAATGGCCTCCCCATCAGGATAGAGGGTGATCGTCTCTACGGCCCGGGCGTTTACGACATGAAGGGTGGTGCCTACCTTGCCCTTCAGGCGTTCAAGGAAGTCGCGCAGTCTAACAGCCGTGCGCAACCGCTCACATTCCTCTTCACGCCCGACGAGGAGATCGGGAGCCCGACATCGCGGGCGGTGATCGAGGACTTGGCCAGGAGCGCACGTGCGGCCCTCGTCGTTGAGCCGGCCCGGGATGGCGGCAAGATCGTCACGTCGCGCAAGGGTGTCGGCCGGTTCGATGTCGAAGTCATCGGAAAGGCCGCGCACGCCGGATTGCGGCATCGCGAGGGGCGCAATGCCATTCATGAGGCGGCGCGTCTGATCACGATCATCGCGGGCATGACCGACTATCGGCGCGGTGTGACGACAACGGTCGGAATGATAAACAGCGGGACCGCCGTCAACACAATCCCACCGATTTGTCGTTTTCCCGTGGACCTGCGCATCGAGAGCATCGAAGATGCTGATGCGGTGACCGCGGCGGTCCGCGCCCTCACGCCCAGCGATCCCGGATTTGAATTGGAGGTGAGCGGTGGTCTCAATCGCCCGCCGTTCGAAAGGACGCCGGGCACGGAGCACTTGTTCGCGCTCGCCAGAAGCATCGCGTCGGACCTCGGAATTGAGCTCGGCTCCGTCGATCAAGTCGGCGGAGGCTCTGACGGAAACTTTACTGCGGCGTTAGGCATCCCTACCCTCGATGGCCTCGGTATTGATGGTGACGGAGCTCACACTTTTGATGAATATGCCCTCATATCGTCAATACATCCGAGACAAAATTTGCTGATGAGGTTGCTTGAAACGCTCTAG
- a CDS encoding SOS-response repressor and protease LexA, which translates to MHIRSVDDVRRFLREERKRRGLTQGQLADLTATSQKWVSDFERGRVDPPMSIVLKVLVLLGVTIAFLPATISPIDPSDAGSEF; encoded by the coding sequence ATGCACATTCGCAGTGTCGACGACGTTCGCCGCTTTTTGCGGGAGGAGCGCAAACGTCGGGGGCTGACGCAGGGCCAGCTCGCAGACCTTACGGCGACCTCGCAGAAATGGGTCAGCGATTTCGAGCGCGGCCGCGTCGATCCGCCAATGTCGATCGTACTCAAGGTGCTGGTGTTGCTGGGCGTGACGATCGCGTTCTTGCCGGCGACAATCTCACCGATCGACCCGTCAGACGCAGGATCCGAATTCTGA
- a CDS encoding transposase produces MRRRQFGREFKIEAVRLIKDRGVSVAQASRDLDVHENQLRKWVKLFAADPAQAFPGHGQMKPEQLEIEKLRREVAKLKAERDILKKAAAYFAKDVT; encoded by the coding sequence ATGCGGCGAAGACAATTTGGGCGTGAGTTCAAGATCGAGGCGGTCCGCCTGATCAAGGACCGCGGAGTGAGTGTGGCGCAGGCGTCTCGGGATCTGGATGTCCATGAGAACCAATTGCGCAAATGGGTGAAGCTCTTTGCTGCCGATCCAGCGCAGGCCTTTCCCGGCCACGGCCAGATGAAGCCGGAGCAGCTTGAGATCGAGAAGCTGCGGCGCGAGGTGGCCAAGCTCAAGGCGGAGCGCGATATCCTAAAAAAGGCCGCAGCCTACTTCGCGAAGGACGTGACATGA
- a CDS encoding hypothetical protein (Evidence 5 : Unknown function), giving the protein MLSDGRVDFGISRGANPRYLSAFGIPEAAGSQDNFIAGIDLLREAWKENPLTVPGQSRPSW; this is encoded by the coding sequence GTGCTGTCGGACGGCCGGGTGGATTTCGGTATCTCGCGCGGCGCAAACCCTCGTTATCTCTCGGCCTTTGGCATTCCGGAGGCGGCAGGTTCGCAGGATAACTTTATCGCTGGTATCGATCTCCTGCGGGAAGCCTGGAAGGAAAATCCCCTGACCGTGCCCGGGCAATCGCGGCCGAGCTGGTAG
- a CDS encoding Alcohol dehydrogenase gives MDQARYRELLDAAPAVLAVERHLCVPGNGVPGSFTYGYGSARSVGTRVKALTDDADVLLISDRVLSELGLVALLSEWLQASGFRVTQFCDVDPEPHVGTAEAAVELARTSGIRAVVGVGGGSVLDVSKIVALSLQTGESVDALTLPGGLRPGMSMAPLLLLPTTAGTGSETSIYAVLTSGTTKRALANAALVPGGAILDPLLTFSMPKRVTAMTGMDALAHAIEALMHKAATPMCTALSIGAVHLIANSLRQGCAEPENYQARFEMLLGSAMAMMSFSQSGGLWAHSVSYVLGHHFAIPHGLGCALGLPALIRFNEAECADTLNVFAGMLGGGDAAVQVQRLMADIALPTSLKEIGIKEDSLPDLAKEMALLYPRPFNPRPMDESQQLEYWRSMYRGL, from the coding sequence ATGGACCAAGCACGATATCGGGAGTTGCTGGATGCCGCGCCCGCCGTACTGGCGGTCGAACGCCACCTTTGCGTACCGGGCAACGGCGTACCGGGAAGCTTCACCTATGGCTACGGGTCGGCACGCAGTGTCGGAACTCGCGTGAAGGCGTTGACCGACGACGCAGACGTGCTGCTGATCAGCGACAGAGTGCTGTCTGAGCTGGGTCTGGTCGCGTTGCTCAGCGAATGGCTGCAGGCTTCGGGTTTTCGTGTCACGCAGTTTTGCGACGTCGACCCCGAGCCCCATGTTGGTACAGCAGAGGCTGCGGTCGAGCTCGCACGCACGAGCGGGATAAGAGCGGTGGTCGGAGTAGGTGGTGGAAGCGTGCTCGACGTCTCCAAGATCGTCGCGCTGAGCCTCCAAACGGGTGAAAGCGTGGACGCACTTACGCTTCCCGGCGGATTGCGGCCCGGCATGTCGATGGCTCCGCTTCTCCTGCTGCCTACTACCGCCGGAACGGGCAGCGAGACTTCGATCTATGCCGTTCTGACATCGGGCACGACCAAGCGGGCCCTTGCAAATGCCGCTCTCGTGCCGGGAGGCGCGATTCTCGATCCCCTGTTGACCTTTTCGATGCCGAAGCGGGTCACCGCGATGACGGGAATGGACGCCTTGGCGCACGCTATCGAGGCTTTGATGCACAAGGCTGCGACGCCGATGTGCACGGCACTGTCCATCGGCGCTGTCCATCTGATCGCGAATTCTCTTCGACAGGGATGTGCCGAGCCGGAGAATTACCAGGCCCGTTTCGAGATGCTGCTCGGCTCGGCCATGGCCATGATGAGCTTCAGCCAGTCAGGCGGCTTGTGGGCGCACAGCGTATCCTATGTTCTCGGGCATCATTTCGCTATTCCCCATGGGCTTGGCTGCGCACTGGGGCTGCCCGCGTTGATACGGTTCAATGAGGCCGAATGCGCCGATACTCTGAACGTCTTTGCTGGAATGCTTGGGGGTGGTGATGCTGCAGTCCAGGTCCAGAGGCTAATGGCCGACATAGCCCTGCCAACGTCGCTTAAGGAAATTGGTATCAAGGAGGACAGCCTCCCCGACCTGGCCAAGGAAATGGCGTTACTTTATCCTCGCCCCTTCAATCCGCGGCCCATGGATGAAAGCCAGCAGCTTGAATACTGGAGGAGCATGTATCGAGGGCTTTAG